The following are encoded in a window of Mycobacterium decipiens genomic DNA:
- a CDS encoding class I SAM-dependent DNA methyltransferase, whose amino-acid sequence MTSEANESTAAGRAIDLYQRHADAWAADRGDHLREKSWLDRFLALLPDHPTVLDVGCGPGAPIAHYLIQHRCQVTGVDASSTMIARCAARFPEHEWHVGDMRALALDRKFDGIIAWDSFFHLPGADQRQVLPLLRRHAAPGAALMFTSGPFAGERIGRYLGEPLYHASLDSAEYRTLLHNNGFEVATHVVEDPDCGLHTIWLARLR is encoded by the coding sequence GTGACCTCTGAGGCGAATGAGTCGACGGCGGCGGGCCGGGCCATCGATCTCTACCAGCGTCATGCTGATGCGTGGGCCGCCGATCGTGGCGATCATCTGCGTGAAAAGTCCTGGCTTGACCGCTTTTTAGCTCTGCTTCCGGACCATCCCACGGTGCTTGACGTTGGCTGCGGCCCAGGTGCTCCGATCGCGCACTACCTCATCCAACACCGCTGCCAGGTGACCGGCGTGGATGCCTCCAGCACGATGATCGCCAGGTGCGCGGCACGGTTTCCGGAACACGAATGGCACGTCGGCGACATGCGCGCGTTGGCTCTCGACCGCAAGTTCGACGGAATTATTGCCTGGGACAGCTTTTTTCATCTGCCGGGGGCTGACCAACGCCAAGTTCTTCCGCTCCTCCGGCGCCATGCGGCGCCGGGGGCAGCGCTGATGTTCACCAGCGGCCCATTCGCCGGCGAGCGGATCGGCAGGTACCTGGGTGAGCCCCTGTACCACGCGAGTCTCGACAGCGCCGAGTATCGGACGCTTTTGCACAACAATGGTTTCGAAGTGGCAACACACGTGGTGGAAGATCCCGATTGTGGTCTCCACACGATCTGGCTGGCGCGACTCAGATAG
- a CDS encoding PE family protein, whose product MRLRRLGRRWAVTLRVVAEGLAPVIAAVVAPGADPVSVQSAVGFSALGSERAAIAAEGVEELGRSGVGVAESGVSYAVGDAVAVGRRSGIRRWRI is encoded by the coding sequence CTGCGGCTGAGGCGCCTGGGGAGGAGATGGGCGGTGACGTTGCGCGTGGTTGCGGAGGGTTTGGCGCCGGTGATTGCGGCGGTGGTGGCGCCGGGGGCGGATCCGGTGTCGGTGCAAAGCGCGGTGGGGTTTAGTGCGCTGGGCAGCGAGCGTGCGGCGATCGCGGCTGAAGGGGTTGAGGAGCTGGGTCGGTCGGGGGTGGGTGTGGCGGAGTCCGGTGTCAGTTATGCCGTTGGTGATGCCGTGGCGGTTGGCAGGCGCAGTGGAATCAGGCGATGGCGGATCTGA
- a CDS encoding ESX secretion-associated protein EspG — MNVEPDVVELTVDHARFIAETLGAGSFPSVLAITTPHQDTAEHKAWSACQSAELTRMGVLSARGVVEPAVADLVRVVCFADRWLDLRHVACAPAAGAWELLRGVVARCDDVSAETVVALRHGELITLAALDICAAGALIPVLGVGLVDRSPARFDEVSLPTEVGSLADEMFQAGASVAEVAHYLDIAESARSVVESVFGGPRRCVEIVVGCRCDADLYAAAEVDVSIVDTTEGRVLVSTSRALNGEWISTFRPGTPSAIAAAIDQLTTDLPGGPWFRWRPVGGLREAGDSPEALWASLCHKSG; from the coding sequence ATGAACGTCGAGCCCGACGTTGTCGAGCTCACCGTCGATCACGCCCGCTTCATCGCGGAAACGTTAGGGGCTGGCAGCTTTCCGTCGGTGCTGGCGATCACGACGCCGCATCAAGATACCGCAGAACACAAGGCGTGGTCGGCGTGCCAGAGTGCGGAACTGACTCGGATGGGCGTGCTGTCTGCACGCGGTGTGGTCGAGCCGGCGGTTGCTGACTTGGTCCGGGTGGTGTGCTTTGCGGACCGGTGGCTCGATCTGCGCCACGTGGCGTGCGCCCCGGCCGCGGGTGCTTGGGAGCTGCTCCGCGGTGTCGTCGCGCGCTGTGACGATGTCAGTGCCGAGACCGTGGTCGCGCTTCGCCACGGGGAACTGATCACCTTGGCAGCACTGGACATTTGCGCCGCCGGGGCGCTGATTCCGGTCCTCGGTGTGGGGTTGGTGGACCGGTCGCCGGCGCGGTTCGACGAGGTGAGTCTGCCGACTGAAGTGGGGTCTCTGGCCGATGAGATGTTTCAGGCCGGGGCCTCGGTGGCGGAAGTTGCTCATTACTTGGATATTGCCGAATCGGCTCGATCGGTGGTGGAGTCGGTGTTCGGCGGCCCGCGCAGATGCGTCGAGATAGTCGTCGGTTGCCGCTGCGACGCAGACCTGTATGCCGCCGCGGAGGTCGACGTTAGCATCGTCGACACCACCGAGGGCCGCGTATTGGTGAGCACGTCACGTGCGTTGAACGGCGAGTGGATTTCGACGTTTCGCCCCGGAACACCGTCGGCGATAGCCGCTGCGATCGACCAATTGACCACTGACCTACCGGGCGGCCCGTGGTTTCGGTGGCGCCCCGTGGGTGGTTTGAGAGAAGCAGGCGATTCGCCTGAGGCTCTGTGGGCTTCACTATGTCATAAGAGCGGGTGA
- a CDS encoding PPE family protein: MAAYAPYVARLAQASADSAATAADHITHTMLVATNFFGINTIPIALDKAENVRIWIQATTTMSVYEAVTDAALVSTPHTSPAPVIVEPGVGPAGDVAGTTQSGSGISPDDLGLLEVGAEARLDFNLWFLKSGCPVPARTDRQRGSNGRCLHDQSG, translated from the coding sequence TTGGCCGCGTATGCGCCGTACGTCGCCCGGTTGGCCCAGGCCAGCGCCGACAGTGCGGCAACGGCCGCCGATCACATCACGCATACGATGTTGGTGGCGACGAATTTCTTTGGGATCAATACGATCCCGATCGCGCTAGACAAGGCCGAGAATGTGCGGATTTGGATCCAGGCCACCACCACGATGAGCGTCTACGAGGCCGTGACGGATGCGGCGTTGGTCTCGACACCACATACCAGCCCAGCACCGGTCATCGTCGAACCCGGCGTCGGTCCTGCCGGCGACGTTGCTGGCACCACACAATCCGGCTCCGGGATATCCCCCGATGATTTGGGGCTCCTCGAGGTGGGGGCGGAGGCGCGCCTGGACTTCAACTTGTGGTTCTTAAAAAGTGGATGCCCCGTTCCCGCACGAACCGATCGGCAACGTGGTAGCAATGGTCGATGCCTTCATGACCAATCCGGTTGA
- a CDS encoding SRPBCC family protein, whose protein sequence is MVEIHLERTIAASPERVFDWLADPVNLAAAPLAVKAGYAKGSAGPGAGAVREVFGLGAWFREEITAYDRPRSYSYLIVRSLPPLDHEGGTLTFTPSGDGTHVDWLTNYSHPARAGGKLMEAVTRRLLRSTFLAILSACAKALER, encoded by the coding sequence ATGGTCGAGATCCACTTGGAAAGGACGATAGCCGCATCTCCGGAACGAGTCTTCGACTGGTTGGCCGACCCGGTCAATTTGGCTGCCGCGCCGCTGGCCGTCAAGGCTGGGTACGCGAAAGGCTCGGCGGGGCCTGGCGCGGGCGCGGTGCGTGAGGTATTTGGGCTTGGCGCGTGGTTCCGCGAGGAGATCACGGCATACGATCGGCCGCGCAGCTACTCCTATCTCATCGTCCGCTCCCTCCCGCCGCTCGATCACGAGGGCGGCACCCTGACCTTCACCCCATCGGGTGACGGCACGCACGTCGACTGGCTGACCAACTACAGCCACCCGGCTCGTGCGGGAGGCAAGCTGATGGAGGCGGTCACCCGTCGACTGCTGCGCTCGACCTTTCTCGCGATCCTGTCTGCCTGTGCGAAGGCGCTCGAGAGGTAG
- a CDS encoding haloalkane dehalogenase, whose amino-acid sequence MDVLRTPDSRFEHLVGYPFAPHYVDVVASDTQPLRMHYVDEGPSDGPPIVLLHGEPTWSYLYRTMIPPLAADGHRVLAPDLIGFGRSDKPTRIEDYTYLRHVEWVTSWFENLDLHDVTLFVQDWGSLIGLRIAAEHGDRIARLVVANGFLPTAARRTPPAFYAWRAVARYSPVLPAGRLVDFGTVRKVPADVRAGYDAPFPDKTYQAGARAFPRLVPTTPHDPAVAANRAAWDALGRWDKPFLAIFGYRDPILGRADRPLIKHIPGAAGQPHARIKASHFVQEDSGPELAERIHSWQQSMR is encoded by the coding sequence ATGGATGTCCTACGAACCCCCGACTCCCGGTTCGAACACCTGGTGGGCTACCCGTTCGCACCTCATTATGTCGACGTGGTGGCCAGCGATACCCAGCCGCTGCGAATGCACTACGTCGACGAGGGCCCTTCCGACGGTCCGCCGATCGTCTTGCTGCACGGCGAGCCGACCTGGAGCTACCTGTACCGAACCATGATTCCGCCGCTGGCCGCGGACGGGCACCGGGTGCTCGCTCCGGATCTGATTGGCTTCGGCCGATCCGACAAACCGACTCGCATCGAGGACTACACCTACCTGCGGCACGTCGAGTGGGTGACGTCCTGGTTCGAGAACCTCGACCTGCACGACGTCACGCTCTTCGTGCAGGACTGGGGATCATTGATCGGTCTGCGCATCGCCGCCGAGCACGGTGACCGGATCGCGCGGCTGGTGGTGGCCAACGGGTTTCTTCCCACCGCGGCGCGCCGCACCCCGCCCGCCTTCTATGCGTGGCGGGCGGTTGCGCGCTACTCCCCCGTGCTTCCCGCCGGCCGTCTGGTCGACTTCGGCACCGTCCGCAAGGTTCCCGCCGACGTGCGGGCCGGCTACGACGCGCCCTTCCCCGACAAGACGTATCAGGCTGGGGCCCGGGCGTTCCCGCGGTTGGTGCCAACCACACCCCATGATCCGGCGGTTGCGGCCAACCGTGCGGCATGGGACGCCCTGGGCCGGTGGGACAAACCATTCTTAGCCATTTTCGGATATCGCGACCCGATCCTCGGCCGAGCCGACCGTCCGCTGATCAAACACATCCCCGGCGCGGCGGGCCAGCCACACGCCCGCATCAAGGCCAGCCACTTTGTTCAGGAGGACAGCGGGCCCGAGCTCGCCGAACGCATTCATTCCTGGCAGCAGTCGATGCGCTAG
- a CDS encoding helix-turn-helix domain-containing protein gives MCRYIDISFDIVTERVAAAPGPSQGLSPPTERVVAVLELLGRNPTKQFSLAEICRNLHLSRATGHAILTTLAAREWAIRDPGTAHYTWGPAIAALARPTDAQLHRADLQALAKTTGTQVLLARREGATLVVIDSVGECLRGPRIGRGMRTPFVAPIGRDYVAWWGTDAQNQWLQAIGTPSRQFQTRMALVLNEIRQRGFVVERLTHQYVRVYTALRALSADGEVDEITTQLARAYADLAVIDVLDSELDSGTTHSVATISAPIHNADDSITMTVMAAVFTALDGAAIRTLGGQLRHAAHGIEQRIVRYGDGASA, from the coding sequence ATGTGTCGATATATCGACATATCGTTCGATATTGTGACGGAAAGGGTAGCCGCGGCGCCGGGCCCGAGTCAAGGCTTGTCGCCGCCGACCGAGCGGGTCGTCGCCGTGCTGGAGCTACTCGGCCGCAACCCGACCAAGCAGTTCTCGTTGGCCGAGATCTGCCGCAACCTCCACCTCAGCCGGGCCACCGGACATGCCATCCTCACCACATTGGCGGCCCGCGAATGGGCGATCAGGGATCCCGGCACGGCCCACTACACCTGGGGGCCGGCCATCGCCGCGCTGGCCCGGCCCACCGACGCCCAACTGCACCGGGCCGACCTGCAAGCGCTGGCCAAAACCACCGGCACCCAAGTTCTGCTTGCCCGCCGCGAGGGCGCCACCCTGGTGGTCATCGATAGCGTCGGCGAGTGCCTGCGCGGGCCCAGGATCGGCCGCGGGATGCGAACACCGTTCGTCGCCCCGATCGGTCGCGACTACGTCGCCTGGTGGGGCACCGATGCACAGAACCAGTGGCTGCAAGCGATCGGAACGCCAAGCCGCCAATTCCAGACGAGAATGGCATTGGTACTCAATGAAATTCGACAACGCGGCTTTGTCGTCGAACGACTCACTCACCAGTACGTGCGTGTCTACACCGCGCTGCGGGCGCTCAGCGCCGACGGCGAGGTCGACGAGATCACTACCCAACTGGCCCGCGCCTACGCCGATCTCGCCGTCATCGATGTCCTCGACAGCGAACTCGACAGCGGCACAACACACAGCGTCGCCACGATATCGGCGCCCATCCACAACGCCGATGACTCCATCACGATGACGGTCATGGCGGCGGTCTTCACCGCCCTCGACGGCGCCGCCATTCGCACGCTCGGTGGACAACTGCGCCACGCCGCCCACGGCATCGAACAACGCATCGTTCGCTACGGTGACGGGGCTTCCGCCTGA